GTAATTGACGCCGCGCCTCGCAAGTGCACGTTCATCAGCGCGATGGGCGGGTCGCCCCATGTTGGCCAGCCCATCAACCCAAACGACATCTGCCGCCGGCTGGCTGAACGCTTCGGTGGCTATGCGGAGGTTCTGTACGCCCCCGCCTATGCCGATAGCCGCGCCATGCGCGATTCGATCATGGGTCACGACGATGTCCGCCAGTCGCTCGATCACGCGCGCCGGGCCGATTTTGCCCTGGTGGGAATCGGCGATGCGCGAGACGACAGTGCGGTGGTGCAGATGGGCTGCTTCACTGCGCGTGAGATGAGGCAGATGCGCCACTCAGGCGCGGTGGGCGACATCCTGGGCTGTTTCTTCAACCTTGATGGGACGCCGGTGGCCGACAACATGCTCAATCGTACGGTCGGCCTCAGTCCCGACGACCTGCGCAAAATTCCATGCGTGATCGCCGTGGCGAGCGAGACGGGCAAGAGTATGGCTATCTTGGGCGCGTTGCGCTCCGGCATCGTGAACGTGCTGGCAACGAGCATCGGCAACGCGCGCAGCGTCTTGGAACTGGCCGACGGGGTGCGCCCATGAGTCAACGACCTGATCAGCGCAGCCTGGATGTGCTGTGCGCCGGCATCTTGGTGGCCGACGTCTTCATCCCGCCGTTGCCGCACCTGCCGCGTGCGGGTGAGCTGATGGCGACCGGCGACTTCCTCACCGATTCGGGCGGCTGCGCGGCGAATGTCGCCACCTGTCTGGCCAAGCTCGGCGTCTCGGTCGGTGTCGCCGGCAAAGTGGGTGACGATCTATTCGGCGAGTTCATTCGGCGCGACCTGGCTCTTAAACACGTAGACGTGACTGGCATCAAATGCTCGGCCATGCACGGCACATCGAAGACCGTGATCTTGCCCGTGACCGGCGAAGACCGGCGCTACGTACATACCTTCGGCGCGAACGCGGATTTCCGCGCCAGCGATGTTGACCGCGATCAACTGACGCGGTCGCGCGTGTTTTACCTCGGTGGGTATCTCGTCCTGCCCGAACTGGATCAGACAAGCTTAAGCGAACTCTTTCACTTAGCGCGTGCTCATGGCGCGCAGACGGTGCTCGACGTGGTCGTGCCGGCGGGATCGCCCGCGTCGCTCGATTTGCTGGCCGATGTTCTGCCGCAT
The window above is part of the Candidatus Roseilinea sp. genome. Proteins encoded here:
- a CDS encoding DNA-binding protein, with the protein product MMRPSTSPTNSLNTRANQVDDSVDEINPDIELLTRVASMYYLDDATQQEIALALGLSRPKVGRLLKKAKEEGIVEITVRTHPALSMQLERALTERFGLRQAMLVSDQRDPDAQRAQVARMVANFLVRNLRDGHAVAVGMGRNVGAVPDHVIDAAPRKCTFISAMGGSPHVGQPINPNDICRRLAERFGGYAEVLYAPAYADSRAMRDSIMGHDDVRQSLDHARRADFALVGIGDARDDSAVVQMGCFTAREMRQMRHSGAVGDILGCFFNLDGTPVADNMLNRTVGLSPDDLRKIPCVIAVASETGKSMAILGALRSGIVNVLATSIGNARSVLELADGVRP
- a CDS encoding kinase, with product MSQRPDQRSLDVLCAGILVADVFIPPLPHLPRAGELMATGDFLTDSGGCAANVATCLAKLGVSVGVAGKVGDDLFGEFIRRDLALKHVDVTGIKCSAMHGTSKTVILPVTGEDRRYVHTFGANADFRASDVDRDQLTRSRVFYLGGYLVLPELDQTSLSELFHLARAHGAQTVLDVVVPAGSPASLDLLADVLPHVDYFLPNDEEAEQLTGEGEPHRQAQRFLDAGCGTAVITLGHRGVLLMNRQQTIRASAFAVDVIDASGAGDAFAGGLIAGLLEGWDVVRIVRFASAIGASACTALGCNAGLFTRAQADAFMNTHRLEITAIH